The window TTGATAGTATTGACGTGCTGTCAGAAGAGCCTGAAGATTGGCTGCACGGTTTGTGGTGACACCACTGTCACCCGCAACCGCATAGTTAATTGCGGCCAGCTTTCCGTCTCGCACGAGATTCGTAATGTCGAGATCGATTTGATTCAAAATGCCACGAATCTGGACGGGATTTAGTTCGTCTCCCGAAACCTGACTAAGATCGGAAAGGTCAGACATTGTATGACTCGCGGTTAAATCTTGTTTCGAGTGACGTCTCGTGATAATTCCCTCACTGAGACACGCAGTAGAAGTTCAGGAACTCCGATAGAACGCAATTAGAGAAAACACTAAGAGCGGTTTAAGTACGCGATTGTTCTTCCATCGATCGCACTGCATTAAATGCCAACAACTGCACCTGCTCTTCATACGGAAGTTGATTGTATTCGTTGACCGACATCGAGAACCGTTCACACGTGCGAAGAATCCAGAAATACACGTTTCTCGGTAGATGAAGCGACTCGCTCAACTGGAACCGTTCGCAATTGACTCCGAAAAATTTGCCTGCTCTCGCATCAGATCCTGATTCAGAAGGTTGCTGATACGACAGACTTCATCACAGATCGCAACCAAATCCCCAGTCGTGAGTCCCGCCGACTCAAATTCGTCGAAGACCGCATCAGCGAATGGAGCCCATCCTTCCGGCGACTCTTCGCTGAGTTTTGCTTCGAACTCAATATTTGGGTCATCCTTCAAAGATTCAATAATCGCCAGGACTGCCACTCGCTGGTGATAAAGTTCCGACAGTTCAATGAACTTGGGATCGGAGGTATCGGATTGTGTCAACGCCTGACCACTCTGGTCACGAAGCGGTTTTCCCGATGAATCACGCAGAATTCTGGACGGAGGAACTGGGGGAAAAATAGACCGCTGGCGAAGTTGCTTTTGAAACCCGAGTGGAAGTGGCTTCATCTGCAATGTCAACGAAGGTCGTTGAAAACGCTGAAGCGTGAAAGAATGCAATGGTTGATGCTCAAGATTCAGTCCGTTGAACTTCATGATGACCTGTGCGTTCTTAGTATTGGAGGGCGTCCAGTTACCCCTTCCGACACGGTTGCGCGCAGCGAAAAGTTCAGCTCTCAATCGAAAGTCTAACTTCGACGCCAACGACCACAGAAATCGGTGCCCCTGCCGAGAATGAGCGCTTCGGGAAGCGATGAAGAATTGCCACTGACTGAAATCAGTTCCCGCAACTTAACCGATCAGTGCGACTGCGTTGGCTGTCGTTTCAACCACGAAGAGAGTGCTAGAAACAGAATCCCACAGGCCAGATAACCAATCGCGATATCATTCGCCCGATAAATGCTCGCCCCATCAATCGGGGCAACGAACCGGAAGAGAAAATCGAATGCCATTCCATGATGCACTTGATAAGCATGCATCGCTCCGAGCCAAGTCAACACCGAAGCAGCCAACATCCACATCCCAGCTGCGACAAACTTTCGATCGATCAGGCAAGCACACGTCGCTGACAAAATCATACAGGTGAAGATGTATCCTCGCTCCATCAGCAACAGTCCATGAACAAGAAAACCGTTCACTTCAGCGCTTGGGTGACCAACATCAATCACTGTCTTCACCGGAACATCAACAGTGACTTCATCGACAAGTTGATCGACTTCTTCAATCGTCCCACCTGCGCTAGCAAGATCTGTTTCTAGGCTTTCTTCTGGAGTTTCAGGGCTTTCTGTAACTGCTTCCTCCTCCACGATCGAAGGAACGGGAGGATTGATAATCTCTGCAAGCGAACGACCATTCGACACGAGAACGGTTCCCAGCATCACCGTCGCTCCCCACGCAGCGATGGCTGGAAAGAGCCCCACAGCAACTGCTGGAGCATGATTTTCAGGGACAGCGCGAAAAGCTTGAGCGGTGATAATAATTCCAATCCACAAGACGATCGCCGCACCAGCTTCCAAGGGCACAATGGCTGCGCAAAGACCAACTAGTCCACTCAGGCAAAACGCGACGATTACAACCCCGTTCAGGGTTGAATAGCCCGCCCTCGCCCCCAGTTCTTTCCAGCCTGGGTGACCAATATAGATGGTTGTGGGAAAGCAACTCCCAAACAGAGCTGCAATGATGGTTCCCACCCCATTCGCCACCATACTCGGCGCAGTTGGATACGAGTCCCCCGCTGCTTCTGCAGACTCAATATTCTGAAGACTTCCGATGACATTGAAGAGCCCCATCGGAACAATCACAGAAAGAAACGGCAGCCATTGAGAGTAGTCCATTAGGATCGGGCGAATTTGTTCCCAGCCCCAGACGGGCACTACCCAACCAACTTGTTGATATGCACTTCGTGCCAGTTCCAGATTACCTGCCCCATAAGTCACCCACTCCGGAAGTCCATTTACGGATCCCTTCACAACAGTCAGCAGCCACGCCGATGCCGTTCCTATAAGCACCGCAAGAAAGCCGCTCGGCAGACCAAGTGGAAGACGAATCTGAGAAAACAAGCCGATCAAGACAATTGCCAGTGGAAGCATGGCCACGAACGGTTTGTTGAAAATCTGAAGGGCAAACGTCATCGAGATGAACCCGATTGCAATTCCGGCCAACGTCGATAGTAGTGCAGCCCGTGGAGTGCATTTTCTCAGCGTCCCAGCGACGAATGCTCCCAAAAGCTCGATCACTCCGCTTCCCAGGCAGGCGATCAAACCCATCTTCCATGCCAGCGTCGCATCACCAGTTTCATCATACACCGGTTTGATGACGAAGAAGACAAAGACAATCAATGACGGTGTATTAATTCCATACGGCAACGCCGTCACATCGTCTCGACCAGTCTTCATGGCCAGTCGGTGAGCTTGCCAAGCGTAAAATACGTTCCCAAGGAGAATGCTGACTGCCGCACCGGGAAGGATGTATTGGTACAGCAGCGCACTCTTTTCGCCGGTCATCCCGCAAAGCGCGGTGCAGAACGAAATGATGATCAACAGCTGGACGAGGTTATCAACGAACAGCCCGAAGAAACCATCGAGATCGCGTTTGACGAAATACTTCATGTGTTATGAAAGGTTCGTTTCTGGTGACGCTGATTCGTCGAGCTTACCCTCAGCGATCTCTTCTTCTGTTCGGACCTTGTCGTGGAACAACAAGATGAACAGAACCATAATCACGGCTGCGAAAATCGCAGGCTTTGCCCACAACGGTTTCCATTCGATCGCTTGCAGTTCCTGCTTTCTCAGGGCTGCCTTCTCGCCTTGGAGAGTTGCGATTTCATCCTCTGGAGCTTCTCGATCTTCCGCTGCCTGGATTTCATTCCCTTTGGCAACGACCAGTTCTTTCAACTTCTGAGACTGTTCCGTCGTGTGCTGACCTTCAATCACCCCGGCCGTTTGGGCACCAATCAACATTCCGACCCCAAGTGTCAGCATCACGAGCAATCCCTGAGCCTGAGCCCGGATCGGCTGTGGAGCTTTTCGGTCGGTATAGATCTGTCCGGTGACAAAGAAGAAGTCGTAGCAAATCCCGTGTAGGACAATCCCGATCAGAATCATCCAGTGAACTTCGGTCGGTGCTCCCAATGCAAACAACGCATAGCGAGCGACCCATGCCAACATTCCGAATGCCAGCATCCACTTGACGCCCAGACGAACGAAGAAGAACGGCATCACGAGCATGAAGAAGATTTCGGAGACCTGACCAAGCGCCATTGTCGCTCCGATCACATCGCCCATCTGCATCATGTTCTGGATCGTCTGAATGAATCCGAACTGGCTGAAATCGACCATCTCCACAACCCGACTCGCGATCTGGTAGTAGAACGCGAGAGGGATACAGATCAGCATCGATGAAACCACGAAGATCAGATAGTTACGATCTTTCAACAGAACGAGTGCATCCAGGCCAAAGATCTCACGAAGCGTCGGAGCCCCCTTGGTTTCTGGTGGTGTGTTTGGAAGAAGGAAACTGAAGATTCCCAAAATCGCAGCCGCTCCCGCTGCCAGATAGAACATCTGAATCTGAGTTCCCCAACCCTGGACGCTCAACAGAAAACCTGCGGCAATCCATCCGATCGTTCCGAACACACGGATGTACGGAAACTCCTTTTCAGGATCGGTCATGTTCCGCATCGCAACAGTGTTGGACAACGCAAGCGTTGGATAGTAAGCGAGCATGTGACCGAAGAAGAGGAAGTTAATGATCCCGGGTGAGGGATCTTCCACGATCATCTGCGTCGTCGCGAAATACATGAGTGCTGCACCGGCGAGATGCATCACCCCCAGCACTTTCTGAGCAGAGAAGAACCTGTCCGCCACCATTCCGACGAGCAGTGGAGTAATAATTCCCGCGATCGGTCCGACGGAATAGGTCCATCCAAAAGCGCTGGAATCAAATCCGATCGTTCCCAGATAGTTTGGAGCCGTCACATACCACGCTCCCCAGACGAAAAACTGGAGAAACATCATGATCGAGAGACGGACGAAGTTGAAGCTGTTCATAGATGTCAATTTCTGGCTGGATTCCGCAATCAGAGATCTTTCGCCTCAACCACACGTCATTCGGCGGGAGACGCTTTCTTCATCAATGTTCCCATGACTGCGGCTGCAACAAATCCACCGAGTGCGATGAATCCGATCGTCGGGTACTTACTTGAGTAAATACTATAAAGGCTGCCGAAGGTTGCGAGTCCAGCAGCAATGAGCATTAAGACATTCCACCGAATTCTGGCAAATCCTTTCGGAATATCTTCTCCAAGCAGACTCCGTGAGTTCATCATGAAGAAGAAGGTCCAATAGGCAATCGGCAGGAGAACCATGCCAAACATTGAAGTTGGAACGACAAGCCACACGGCAGCTTTGCTCCAGAAAAATGGTCCCAGCGAGCCAACAAGGCCAGCGGCGAGAGCACCAAACCGGAAAGTCCAGCCTTTCGGTTCGACACCAAAAATCTCACAAATCGCGAACCCATTAATGAGCATCAGAATAATGATCGTTGATATCGCCATGCCCAGCACTCCGATCCCGAAGACCTT of the Thalassoglobus sp. JC818 genome contains:
- a CDS encoding MFS transporter → MNSFNFVRLSIMMFLQFFVWGAWYVTAPNYLGTIGFDSSAFGWTYSVGPIAGIITPLLVGMVADRFFSAQKVLGVMHLAGAALMYFATTQMIVEDPSPGIINFLFFGHMLAYYPTLALSNTVAMRNMTDPEKEFPYIRVFGTIGWIAAGFLLSVQGWGTQIQMFYLAAGAAAILGIFSFLLPNTPPETKGAPTLREIFGLDALVLLKDRNYLIFVVSSMLICIPLAFYYQIASRVVEMVDFSQFGFIQTIQNMMQMGDVIGATMALGQVSEIFFMLVMPFFFVRLGVKWMLAFGMLAWVARYALFALGAPTEVHWMILIGIVLHGICYDFFFVTGQIYTDRKAPQPIRAQAQGLLVMLTLGVGMLIGAQTAGVIEGQHTTEQSQKLKELVVAKGNEIQAAEDREAPEDEIATLQGEKAALRKQELQAIEWKPLWAKPAIFAAVIMVLFILLFHDKVRTEEEIAEGKLDESASPETNLS
- a CDS encoding NCS2 family permease, translating into MKYFVKRDLDGFFGLFVDNLVQLLIIISFCTALCGMTGEKSALLYQYILPGAAVSILLGNVFYAWQAHRLAMKTGRDDVTALPYGINTPSLIVFVFFVIKPVYDETGDATLAWKMGLIACLGSGVIELLGAFVAGTLRKCTPRAALLSTLAGIAIGFISMTFALQIFNKPFVAMLPLAIVLIGLFSQIRLPLGLPSGFLAVLIGTASAWLLTVVKGSVNGLPEWVTYGAGNLELARSAYQQVGWVVPVWGWEQIRPILMDYSQWLPFLSVIVPMGLFNVIGSLQNIESAEAAGDSYPTAPSMVANGVGTIIAALFGSCFPTTIYIGHPGWKELGARAGYSTLNGVVIVAFCLSGLVGLCAAIVPLEAGAAIVLWIGIIITAQAFRAVPENHAPAVAVGLFPAIAAWGATVMLGTVLVSNGRSLAEIINPPVPSIVEEEAVTESPETPEESLETDLASAGGTIEEVDQLVDEVTVDVPVKTVIDVGHPSAEVNGFLVHGLLLMERGYIFTCMILSATCACLIDRKFVAAGMWMLAASVLTWLGAMHAYQVHHGMAFDFLFRFVAPIDGASIYRANDIAIGYLACGILFLALSSWLKRQPTQSH